GACGATCGCACCGGCGGCTCGAGCATCGCGATCGATCCGGCCGATCCGAACGTGATCTTCGCCGGCATGTGGGAAGGCTGGCGCAACGCGTATCATCTCACCAGCGGCGGTCCCAACGACGGCATCTACGAATCGACCGACGGCGGCGACCACTGGACGCGCTTGCAAGGCCACGGCCTGCCGAGCGGCGTCACCGGACGCATCGCGCTCGCGTTCGCGCCGAGCAATCCGCAGCGGATCTATGCGATGATCGAATCATCGCAAGGAACGCTCTGGCGCAGCGACGATCGCGGCAAGACCTGGACGATGGTGAACACCTCACACGGCATCGATCAGCGGCCGTTCTATTTCACCTCGCTCGCCGTCGATCCGAAGAACGAGAATCACGTCTACTTCATGTCGGTCGAGATTTGGCAAACCACCGACGGCGGAAAGACGGTTCACACGATCAAGCGTCCGGCCGGGTTCGGCGACAACCATCAGATGTGGATCGATCCCTCGAATCCCGCGCGCCTTGCCGTTGCCAGTGATGACGGCATCGCCGTAAGCGTCGACGGAACGAACACGCTGACCTGGAAGCCGATGCCGATCGCGCAGCCGTATCATCTCGACGTCGATGACCGCGTTCCGTACACGATTTGCGCCGAGGATCAAGACGCCGGCAGCGCCTGCGGCCCGAGCAACAGCCTCGAATACCAAGGCATCGGCCTAGGCGACTTTTTCTACGCCGGCGGCGGGGAGAGCGGTTGGATTCTTTTCGACCGGGCGGATTCGAACATCATCTACGGCGACGGCTACCAAGGATCGCTCACGCGATTCGATCGCCGAACCACGCAAGTGCATGCGATCAACGTGTGGCCCGAAGACGCGATGGGGTGGCCGGCGGCTCCGCTCAAATATCGCTTTCAATGGACCTCGCCGCTCGCGATGCCGCCGCAGCATCCGCACCGGCTCTTCATGGGCGGGAACCGAATCTTCGAAACCGACGACGGCGGGGCCACCTGGCGCCCGATCAGCCCCGACCTGACCCGCAACAACAAGGCGCGCCAACAACTCTCCGGTACGCCGCTCACGCCCGACAATACCAGCGTCGAATATTACAACGTCGTCTTCAGCATCGGTCCGTCGAGCGTTCGCGACGGCGAAATTTGGGCCGGCACCGACGACGGCCGCGTGTGGCTCACGCGTGATGACGGATCGCACTGGCAAAACGTCACGCCGCCGCAGTTCCGTTTCGTGCCGAAACAGCATTGGCTGCGCGTCGACTACGTCGCGCCCTCGCCCTTCGACGCGGCGACGGCCTATGTCGCGGCCGACGCGCACAAGTGGGGCGATCGCGCACCGCATCTGTTCGTCACCCACGACTACGGCAAGAGCTGGAGCGTGATCTCGAACGGATTGCCGCAGAACAGCTACACGCGCATGATTCGCCCCGACCCGTTCCGCCGAGGTATGCTCTACGCCGGAACCGAGACCGCGCTCTGGTATTCCTACGACGACGGCGCGTCGTGGACGCAATTCGGGTTCGGATTGCCGACGGCCCCGTATTACGACTTCAAGATCCAGCGGCGCTTCGACGATCTCGTCGTTGCGACGCACGGGCGCGGCATCTGGATTCTCGACGACCTGCATCCGCTGCAAGAGATGAGCGCAGCCGTCCGCGCGCAGCCGCTGCACCTCTTCACGCTGCGCGATGCCTATCGCTTCGAGCTGCGGCCGAGCCTGGCGACCGCGTCGATCTGGGGAGAGAACCCCGGATACGGCGCCGACGTCGATTTCTGGTTGTCGGCGGTGCCCGCACACGCTCACGTGACGGTTGAAATTCTCGACGGAGCGCACGTGATCCGAACGATCGGCGTGAAGAAACCGATCGCCGGCATCAATCGCGTTTGGTGGAATCTGCGCTACGACAAGATCGAACTTGCTGCAAACTACGTTCCTTGGAACCCCGGCGGCTTTGCGGGGCCGCTCGCCATTCCGGGACGCTACACCGTTCGAGTGCTTGCCGGCGGACGAACCGTCCAAGGGTCGGTGCGCGTGCTGCAAGACCCGCGCTCGACCGCGTCGCCCGCGGCCCTGCGGGAGCAACTCGCGTTCGTGCTGCGCATTCGCGGGGATCTCGTGTCGCTGACGAAAACGATCGATCGTTTACAGGCGCTCAAGAAAAAGAAACCCGCGCAGGCCGCGGCGATCGACACCCTGCTGCGCCGCATTTACACGCCGGGTTTGACCCAGGGCGAGGACGCGCTGCGCGTGCAGGAGCGCGTCTACGGGCGTTTGAGCTTCCTCGCATCGGATGTTCGCTCCGGCGAGGCGGCGCCGACACGCGCTGATTACCAGGTCTTGCGATTGCTCGAAACGCAGGCAAATACGCTCAACGCCCAGGCACGCGCCTATTTCTGATACGCATTGACGGCGCGTTCGGCGGCGCGGAGCGCTTCGGCTGCGACCGGAACCCCGGCGTAGACGGCGGTGTGCAGGATGACCTCGATGATCTCGTCTTCGGTGAGGCCGTTGTTGAGCGCGCCGCGCACGTGTGTTTCGAACTCCGGCCAGCGGCCGAGGGTGGAGAGAATCGCGAGGTTGATGATGCTGCGCTCGCGCAGCGCCAGTCCCGGCCTGATCCACACGTTCGCCCAAACATGCTCGGCGGCGAAATCGGCGAAGGCCTTTTGAAACTTCGAGGGCGCCGCCCCGTGGAGGTCGACGTACTCGTCGCCCAGCACGGTGCGCCGGAGGGCCTTGCCCTGGGCGATGCGTTCTGTTTCGTTCATTCGTGCACTGTACTCCGCGCGCGAGGAGAGCGTCAACGTTTCGGGAACGGAAGGCCACGGACCGGCGTGGGTGAACGGGGGCCCGCTCGGCACCGAAGCGAGTTACTTCGTGGCAATTCGCCAAGGTTGGGTAGATAAAAGAATAGCGGTTGCGCGACGCAACCGAACACCCATCCCTTAGGAGGAACACAATCTCATGACTACGTCTCACGTCCACGGTGAACGAACGGTCGTCGAAGTCGAGACCGCCGGTTCGGTTATCGAGGCTGGAGCCGGAGTTGCCGTCATTGCCTTAGCCATTATCGGTTTGGCGCGTGGCGACAATGGATTCGTCACGGCCATTGCGGCGATCGTTCTCGGCGCGGCGCTATTCGCGCAAGGCGGAGCGATCGCAGCTCAATACTCCAAACTCGTCGATCTCATCAGCGGAGGCGCGATCGGCGCGATCGAACTCGGCGGCGGCATGGGCAGCGATATCATTGCCGGTGCCGCGGTCGTCGTGCTCGGCATTCTCGGGTTGATCGGCTTTTCGCCGGGCATCCTGCTGGCGAGTGCCGTCATCGCCGCCGGCGCAACGCTGCTGTTAGGTTCTGCCAGCATCGAGCGCCTGGCGATGTTTCGCGCCAGCGCTGCCGGCCTCAGCGAGATGGCCACGAAGCTCACGCAAGCCACCGTCGCGAGCGCGGTGACCGCACAGGTCCTCACCGGCTGCGGCGCCATCGTACTCGGCATCATCGCTCTGGCGATGCCGGCGCACGCCATCGCGCTTACGCTGATCGCGCTTCTGGCGCTCGGCGGATCGATAATGGTTACCGGCGCGGCGCTTACCGGCCGTCTGATGCAATTCTTCGAACGCTGATCCCGATCGCCCAACCATCCGCGCCGCGCGGCTATGACGATGCTTGCGCGACGCGGCGGCGCTGGAAGCGCCGCGGTACACGCGGACTGGGTTCGCGCCGGTCGAGCATGATCGGCAACTCAGCCGTCACGCGATTACCGCGGCGCGTGCGCGCGATCGTGAGCGCGCGCGCGAGGTTCTCGACCAGCAGTAAGCCGCGTCCGCCTTCGGCGAGAGCGTCGGGCTGCGCGACCGCATGGACGATCGGCTGGCCTTCGTCGGCGACGTGCAAGAACGCGCCGTCTTCCATGATCTCGAGCGTGATCTCGGCCGATCCGGGCGTATGGCGTGCCACGTTGCCGACCAGTTCACCGAAAATGAGTTCCGGTGCGGACAGGTCGGTTCCGTCGGACGCGAACTCGCCCAGATGCCAGAGGAACGCGCGCTTGGCGCGGCGGGCGGCCGACGCGCTGCGCGCGTCGATCGTCCAGGTCTTCACCGTGTTCACACGCGCGAATCCGATGTCGGTGATGCCGATGAAGAGCACGGCCGCGTCGTCGCCGGGAACGCTCCCGTCGAGTACGTCGCGCAGGATGACGTTCGCGATGTTCTCGGTGGCGTTGTAATACTCGCGGTTCACGATGTCGATCAAACGCTCGACGCCGGCGGAGTAGTCGCGGCCCAATTTCCGGTCGACTTCGACCACGCCGTCGGTGAAGACGACGATCGCCGAACCGGCGTCGAGGGAGAGGGAATGTTGCCGGTACTCGGCGCGCCGGTCGGCGCCCATGATCAGACCGCCGCCGGTAATCTGCTCGACGACGCCGGTTGCGCGAACGGTGATCGGCATCGGGTGACCGGCCGACGCGTAGCGCAATACGCCGCTGGTCAGTGAAAGCTCGCCGTAGAAAAGCGTCACGAGCGGGCCGCTGTCGTCGCACGCGGCGCGATTGACGGCTTGCAGCACCTCCGAGGGCTGTTCGTACAAGCGCGCGGCCATGCGCACGGATTGACGCATCTGTGCCATCGTGCTCGCGGCTTGCAAGCCATGCCCCGAAACGTCGCCCACACTGATGCAGAGCCGTCCGTCACCGAGCAGAAAGACGTCGTACCAGTCGCCGCCGACGTCGGCGCCGGCGAGCGAAGGCGTGTACGACGCGTCGATGCGCACGCCCGGGACCTGCGGCAGATTTTGCGGAAGCAGCGCGCGCTGCAGCACGGTTGCGTTGTTGTGCTCTTGCTGCATGCGCGTGAGGATCGTACGGTATTCCCGTTCGGCGCCCGCGATCTCGTCGTCGCCGGGCAACGGATCTGGATGTTCGCCGCGCAGCAGTTCCTCGGCGTTCGTGCGCAATCGCTCCGCACGTCGCGCGACGTGGATCGCGAAGGCGACGGCGAGCGCCAGAAACAGCACCATACCGCCGAGGAGCGTCCCGAGCAAGATCGCCGAGAAGCGGCGAAGGTACAGGCTGGTGCTCGCGAGCGCGTTGACGGCGATCACACGCTCGGCGCGGTCGACGTCGCGTTTTGCGGTCACCAGCGTGGCAGAGAGTTTTGCCGTTGCGGGCGATGCGATCATCGCCTTCATCGTGGCCGAATCGCCGCGCCGCGCCGCGTAGAAATAGCGCGCCAGAAACGCGCTGCCGGTATCGACCGCGGTCGCGAATATGCCGGCGTACCGCCGCTCGCCCGGCGTCGCATCGGCCTCCGACACGAGGGTAGCCACGCGCCGGCGCACTTCTCGAACCGCCGCACGAAATGCGGCGACGTCTCGCGCGTCGTCCGCCCGGCGGTAGCTGGTGGCGACGTCGTCTTCTTGGCTGAACGCGTTCTGCAGCGCGTCGTTGGCAAGGATCACCCGCTGGGTGTGATCGGCCCAAAACGCGGTTCGGCCGATTGCGGCTCGCGTGCTCACGGTATAGGCGAGCATTGCTGCCAGCACCACGATCGGCACCAGTGCGATCAGAATCGCTTGGACGCGGAGTTGCGAGAAGAGCGTGCCCAAAGGCCGTACCATGCAACGCCTTTCTTCGTCGGCACCTCAATCTCGCCTAGGCGCCTGCTTGCTTCCTTTCTCTCCACGCTTTTAACCGGTGGGGCGAGCCGGGTATCTTTCTCACCATGGCCATCTCAAAGAAGAAAATCGACGCGATTTACGATCTCCGCGAGGCCGCCGAGGCCAAGGCGATCGCCGAAAAGGAAGCGAGCGATCATCCCTCACCGCAGCGCCGGAGTGAATTGCTCGATGCGCAGCTTACCCTCGAAGACAAGACGATAGTGGCCATCGAGGCCTGTCACGAATGCGGTCACGAGCACGAGGTGGGAATGCCGCATGGGCCGGCCGCCGACGTGATTGCGCTCGACGTCAAACGCCGCCGTCGGCCGGCGTCGCCTGATGCGAACTCTGGGGAAGGTATTTGACCAACCGCAGCCGCCGCCCGCGATCGAGGTAATGCACCTCGTCGAGCAAGCGGTGCATGATGAGAAAACCGTAGCCGCGCGGCGATTCGCGCTCGCGCCGCTCGGCGACGACGTCGGACCGCAAAAAGCCGACGACGCGATCCTCGATCTCGACGACCACGCGTTCGTCGTCGCACGCG
This DNA window, taken from Candidatus Baltobacteraceae bacterium, encodes the following:
- a CDS encoding SpoIIE family protein phosphatase translates to MVRPLGTLFSQLRVQAILIALVPIVVLAAMLAYTVSTRAAIGRTAFWADHTQRVILANDALQNAFSQEDDVATSYRRADDARDVAAFRAAVREVRRRVATLVSEADATPGERRYAGIFATAVDTGSAFLARYFYAARRGDSATMKAMIASPATAKLSATLVTAKRDVDRAERVIAVNALASTSLYLRRFSAILLGTLLGGMVLFLALAVAFAIHVARRAERLRTNAEELLRGEHPDPLPGDDEIAGAEREYRTILTRMQQEHNNATVLQRALLPQNLPQVPGVRIDASYTPSLAGADVGGDWYDVFLLGDGRLCISVGDVSGHGLQAASTMAQMRQSVRMAARLYEQPSEVLQAVNRAACDDSGPLVTLFYGELSLTSGVLRYASAGHPMPITVRATGVVEQITGGGLIMGADRRAEYRQHSLSLDAGSAIVVFTDGVVEVDRKLGRDYSAGVERLIDIVNREYYNATENIANVILRDVLDGSVPGDDAAVLFIGITDIGFARVNTVKTWTIDARSASAARRAKRAFLWHLGEFASDGTDLSAPELIFGELVGNVARHTPGSAEITLEIMEDGAFLHVADEGQPIVHAVAQPDALAEGGRGLLLVENLARALTIARTRRGNRVTAELPIMLDRREPSPRVPRRFQRRRVAQASS
- a CDS encoding carboxymuconolactone decarboxylase family protein, whose product is MPSGPPFTHAGPWPSVPETLTLSSRAEYSARMNETERIAQGKALRRTVLGDEYVDLHGAAPSKFQKAFADFAAEHVWANVWIRPGLALRERSIINLAILSTLGRWPEFETHVRGALNNGLTEDEIIEVILHTAVYAGVPVAAEALRAAERAVNAYQK
- a CDS encoding ATP-binding protein, producing MDPASYRRYFQRSADSLHRARKIIVDAVRSWLSGEHLSEFEIALGEALANLVEHGGGQTLIVSCACDDERVVVEIEDRVVGFLRSDVVAERRERESPRGYGFLIMHRLLDEVHYLDRGRRLRLVKYLPQSSHQATPADGGV